The following nucleotide sequence is from Salvia miltiorrhiza cultivar Shanhuang (shh) chromosome 7, IMPLAD_Smil_shh, whole genome shotgun sequence.
TGAGGCTAAGGAAGATTCCTCAATGGATGCCGATAGCTTTACTGCTGATCAATGTGGGAGCAAAGAAGAAAATGATGGCAAAAAACTGATCTCTATGGAAAAGACTGATTCTTGCCTAGAGAACGCAGTGGAGACAAGTGAAGCATGCTCTGATGGAGCTGGCAGGGCTGAGACTAATTCTTCAGATGACTCCCTTGCAGATAGGAAACTTCCAGACGAAGATATTGGTACTCTGCCTGACCAGGTTTTTGTTCCCAACTTTGCTTCACCCACCATTTTCATACCAGCTGATTGGTTGCTCTGAGCTTCACTGTACAACACCAATTTGTGTTATATCGTATTTCTTCCTAGTAGCCTGCTTTGCTATCTGTAGCATGAACTACTCTAGATTGCTATACAATCTTGTGATGCTTTCTTATTCCTGAAGTTGATTCATGTTGCTATTCTATCCCTGATAGGTTCTTGATCAAGTAGCAGTTCTTCAAACTCCTGCTGCGTCATCAGCTGAAGCAGGAGGCACAAGGAAAGATGTTCAAGCTACCTGTCTAGCATACAATAGCAAGATTGAAAATGGAACCATTATTTTCAACTTCAGCTCCCCTGATGGGGTGGTAGTTGGCAACGGCATGCCTGAAGATGTGAAGGAACAGTCTGCTGAGTCGGGGGATGCACACAAGGATGTAAATGCCGAAATTCTTCCAGCTTCCATGGAAGCAAAAGTTCAGTGTGCAAGCAACGGAGAAGATGATTCCCACCAGCAATCCCTGGTAAGCAATGAAGGGAATTCTGATGGTGGGTCAACTATAAGCGAAGGATCCCCTGAACATAAACAAGCAAATTCTGATGATATTTCCATGGATGATAGCCCATTTAAGTCTCCTAGCAACACGGGCCCAGTTGCCACAAATGATGCACAGGCTTCTCAGGCAAATTGTCCAAACCCCGACAAAAGGGAATCCGGAGATGTTCCAGTTGCTAACCAGTTACAACATGATATGGGCGAGACGAGCTTCTCTGCAGCTAGCATGATCACTTATTCTGGGCCAATAGCCTATTCTGGGAGTCTCTCTCATCGGTCTGATGGCAGCACAACAAGCGGGAAATCATTTGCTTTCCCAGTGTAAACATTCTCACCTTACCAGATTTGATCTCTCGTTCTTGTTTCAATACTAGTGATCTCATTAGTCACGTCTTATTTCCTCGTTGCAGATTACAGTCCGAGTGGAATAGCAGTCCAGTTCGAATGGCGAAAGCGGATAGGAGAGATTTTAGGAAACACAAGGGCTGGAGATCAGGTCTTCTCTGCTGTAGATTCTAAGTGCTTCTGTGATAGGTTATTAGTGAACAAATATACGtctgaaaatttcagaaatGGAGTATTGTAAGTATGTGAGTCGATATTTATACGACAGGTTTTTGATTGTC
It contains:
- the LOC130995938 gene encoding uncharacterized protein LOC130995938, giving the protein MTMKENWKETTFDSRCLERETDALAFGSKERYALNDSKMDANLTEIEAKDRDDCSNFKVADDSSINDENGTMASPWKEGQNGLSHHQIIDNGTIDFPRKESKDGQAHHVSSWDKDADSLSSDSFDMEKEQGSPERKSFDTVEELADCNGSVPRDSNSPLFTDKSVLECRLPELEVCYREIDCQILKDICVDEGRPEEDANEIESSIFPLPPNDNDGLEAKEDSSMDADSFTADQCGSKEENDGKKLISMEKTDSCLENAVETSEACSDGAGRAETNSSDDSLADRKLPDEDIGTLPDQVLDQVAVLQTPAASSAEAGGTRKDVQATCLAYNSKIENGTIIFNFSSPDGVVVGNGMPEDVKEQSAESGDAHKDVNAEILPASMEAKVQCASNGEDDSHQQSLVSNEGNSDGGSTISEGSPEHKQANSDDISMDDSPFKSPSNTGPVATNDAQASQANCPNPDKRESGDVPVANQLQHDMGETSFSAASMITYSGPIAYSGSLSHRSDGSTTSGKSFAFPVLQSEWNSSPVRMAKADRRDFRKHKGWRSGLLCCRF